The following are encoded in a window of Nakamurella sp. A5-74 genomic DNA:
- a CDS encoding TetR/AcrR family transcriptional regulator, producing MREQAGQSVVKVAHSRFAAVFGCPADAGRGARREAAICQAALELINEASYESVTMDAVAARAKASKATIYRRWSNKDQLLIDALRRVFAGRDAVVPDTGSLRGDLMSVSASQADDPVMVMTNIAAIKALAFAADAQPRFAAEIRTTLEDAQLQAWQLLLGRAHARGDFPTPVPARVVWKVAQAQFCARTGVQPGPIDAAYIEHVIDDILIPVITHAGRVR from the coding sequence ATGCGGGAGCAGGCGGGACAGTCAGTGGTGAAAGTGGCACACTCGCGCTTCGCTGCCGTCTTCGGCTGCCCCGCGGACGCCGGACGGGGTGCCCGGCGGGAGGCTGCGATCTGTCAGGCGGCGCTCGAACTGATCAACGAGGCCAGCTACGAGTCGGTGACCATGGACGCCGTCGCTGCCAGGGCCAAGGCCTCCAAGGCCACCATCTACCGCCGCTGGTCCAACAAGGACCAGCTGCTGATCGATGCGCTACGGCGGGTGTTCGCCGGCCGCGACGCGGTGGTGCCGGACACCGGCAGCCTGCGCGGTGACTTGATGTCCGTGTCCGCATCGCAGGCGGACGATCCCGTGATGGTCATGACGAACATCGCGGCGATCAAGGCACTGGCATTCGCGGCCGACGCGCAGCCGCGGTTCGCCGCCGAGATCCGGACCACCCTGGAGGATGCCCAGCTGCAGGCGTGGCAGTTGCTCCTGGGCCGGGCCCATGCCCGCGGCGACTTCCCCACGCCGGTGCCGGCCCGAGTGGTCTGGAAGGTCGCCCAGGCGCAGTTCTGCGCGCGGACCGGCGTCCAGCCCGGACCGATCGACGCGGCCTACATCGAGCACGTGATCGACGACATCCTCATTCCCGTCATCACTCACGCCGGCCGCGTTCGATGA
- a CDS encoding MFS transporter, protein MTTLDAAAPAAASPPPTSERRRIPIWIALVAVSLPMFMATLDNLVMTTALPVIREDLSSSVAQLSWFLNAYTLTFATFMLPAATLGDRLGRRRVMSIGVGVFTLASIASALSTTSEMLIAARAVQGLGAAAIMPLSLTLLAAAVPPAKRAIAIGIWGGVSGLGVALGPVVGGAVVEGINWQATFWLNIPVALVALPLLLVAVPESRGTWSRLDLVGTAMLGGTVSLGIWSIVHGNDDGWSDPIVLGPLVIAALLIPAYVLRARGRDQAVLPLRLFRSRGFSVANVVGLTFTIGMFGTVFLLSQYLQIVQGYTPLEAGLRTLPWTAAPMIVAPIAGALAARVGLRSLLVSGLSLQTASLVWFAVLTENGSGYSSFVLPLVLAGIGMGLTFAPSATAVLEGLPDADFAIASSANSTIREFGVALGIALLTAVFLGNGGALTPTGYTGAIGPALLTGAAAVAVAVVAACFAPGRIRR, encoded by the coding sequence ATGACCACTCTTGACGCCGCCGCACCGGCCGCAGCATCCCCACCACCGACCTCGGAACGACGCCGGATCCCGATCTGGATCGCCCTGGTCGCGGTGTCGCTGCCGATGTTCATGGCCACCCTGGACAACCTGGTGATGACGACCGCCCTGCCGGTGATCCGGGAGGATCTGAGCTCGAGTGTCGCTCAGCTGTCCTGGTTCCTGAACGCCTACACACTGACCTTCGCGACGTTCATGCTCCCCGCGGCGACGCTGGGCGACCGGCTCGGTCGGCGCCGGGTGATGTCGATCGGCGTGGGCGTGTTCACCCTCGCCTCGATCGCCTCGGCGCTGAGCACCACCTCGGAGATGCTGATCGCGGCCAGGGCCGTGCAGGGTCTGGGCGCGGCGGCCATCATGCCGCTGTCGCTGACCCTGCTCGCGGCGGCCGTTCCGCCGGCCAAGCGGGCGATCGCCATCGGCATCTGGGGTGGGGTGTCCGGGTTGGGTGTTGCGCTCGGTCCCGTCGTCGGCGGCGCCGTGGTCGAGGGCATCAACTGGCAGGCCACCTTCTGGCTCAACATCCCGGTGGCCCTGGTGGCGCTGCCGCTGCTGCTGGTCGCAGTCCCGGAGTCCAGGGGCACCTGGTCCCGCCTCGACCTGGTTGGCACGGCGATGCTCGGCGGCACGGTCTCCCTCGGCATCTGGAGCATCGTGCACGGCAACGACGACGGCTGGTCCGACCCGATAGTGTTGGGACCCTTGGTGATCGCCGCCCTCCTGATCCCGGCCTACGTACTGCGGGCTCGCGGTCGCGACCAGGCAGTGCTGCCGCTGCGGCTCTTCCGCTCCCGCGGTTTCTCCGTGGCCAACGTCGTCGGCCTGACCTTCACCATCGGCATGTTCGGCACGGTGTTCCTGCTGTCGCAGTACCTGCAGATCGTGCAGGGCTACACCCCGCTGGAAGCCGGCCTGCGAACGCTGCCGTGGACCGCTGCCCCGATGATCGTCGCCCCGATCGCCGGCGCCCTGGCTGCCCGGGTGGGCCTCCGCTCACTGCTGGTGTCCGGCCTGTCGCTGCAGACAGCGTCGCTGGTGTGGTTCGCCGTCCTCACGGAGAACGGTTCGGGTTACTCGTCGTTCGTGCTGCCGCTGGTGCTGGCCGGCATCGGGATGGGCCTGACCTTCGCGCCGAGCGCGACGGCCGTCCTGGAGGGACTGCCCGACGCCGATTTCGCCATCGCCAGTTCGGCCAACTCGACGATCCGCGAGTTCGGCGTGGCCCTCGGGATCGCCCTGCTGACGGCGGTCTTCCTCGGCAACGGCGGCGCGCTCACCCCCACCGGCTACACCGGAGCCATCGGACCGGCCCTGCTCACCGGAGCTGCCGCGGTCGCGGTGGCCGTCGTCGCGGCATGCTTCGCGCCGGGTCGCATCCGCCGCTGA
- a CDS encoding TetR/AcrR family transcriptional regulator — protein sequence MSSRNTSHEPAAPTAVTRRMSAEQRRELVLEAATRAFARGGYAGTSTDVVAKEAGVSQPYVVRIFGTKLELFLLVLKRSVDRIRQSFEAVIAASPFDAESDGDWERLSLAYFELLKDRDFLQVMMHGFVASSIEEIGEVSRRCMGDVFEALRATGADDDRIRDFIAYGMLLNIMALIGAPEHAAGSDSLAALTRCSFGEGLPELVAHLGV from the coding sequence ATGAGTTCCAGGAACACGTCCCACGAGCCCGCCGCGCCGACCGCTGTCACCCGGCGGATGTCGGCAGAACAGCGCCGGGAGCTCGTCCTGGAGGCTGCCACCCGAGCCTTCGCCCGCGGTGGCTACGCCGGGACGAGTACCGACGTGGTGGCCAAGGAGGCAGGCGTCTCACAGCCCTACGTGGTGCGGATCTTCGGCACCAAGCTGGAGCTGTTCCTGTTGGTGCTGAAGCGCTCCGTCGATCGCATCCGGCAGTCGTTCGAGGCGGTGATCGCTGCGTCCCCGTTCGATGCCGAGAGTGACGGCGACTGGGAGCGGCTGAGCCTCGCCTACTTCGAGCTGCTCAAGGATCGCGATTTCCTGCAGGTGATGATGCACGGTTTCGTGGCGAGCTCCATCGAGGAGATCGGCGAGGTCAGCCGCCGCTGCATGGGCGACGTGTTCGAAGCCCTCCGCGCCACCGGTGCGGACGACGACCGGATCCGGGACTTCATCGCCTACGGGATGCTGCTCAACATCATGGCGCTCATCGGCGCACCGGAACACGCCGCAGGATCTGATTCCCTGGCCGCGCTGACCCGATGCTCCTTCGGTGAAGGTCTGCCAGAACTGGTTGCGCACCTGGGCGTCTGA
- a CDS encoding peptidoglycan-binding protein produces MRRAIGFFSAAALAAGLVVLGQGTASADPSSNDWKQLRLCESSDDYSADTGNGYYGAYQFDLSTWRSVGGSGRPDQASRAEQDLRALTLYRMRGWSPWICAALVGLKEDADGGSGVKPGGVTTPRPTPTPAPTPAPTPTPTPTPTPTPSGRPAYPGLIKPGAYNASLKAFQNRLETMGYGKFDGTGWLGAKTIAGIKKLQQKMNRTQDGVLGSAVWAGAWNNAYNLKKPTVAIPKFPGVVKFGTYSAAYRTFQKRLETMGYGTFDGTGWYGEKTRVAVKKLQTKMGRSANGVVTAEVWAGAWNTRYKASAAGSKPSTPSKYVPATDATCHVSSRTPLAWGGVTMVKGKTYRDLQCFQRALGSSYGLTGTGYFGASTAAAVSKLQAMADLPRTGKVDKATWNAAWTRG; encoded by the coding sequence GTGCGTCGTGCGATCGGATTTTTCAGCGCGGCTGCGCTGGCCGCGGGCTTGGTGGTGCTCGGACAGGGAACGGCCTCCGCCGACCCGTCCTCCAATGACTGGAAGCAGCTGCGGCTGTGCGAGTCCAGCGACGACTACTCCGCCGACACCGGCAACGGCTACTACGGCGCGTACCAGTTCGATCTGTCCACCTGGCGCTCCGTCGGCGGCTCCGGTCGTCCCGACCAGGCCTCTCGCGCCGAGCAGGACCTGCGGGCGTTGACGCTGTACCGCATGCGCGGCTGGTCGCCGTGGATCTGTGCGGCTCTCGTCGGCCTCAAGGAGGACGCGGACGGCGGTAGCGGCGTCAAGCCCGGCGGGGTCACCACGCCGCGGCCGACGCCCACACCGGCGCCTACACCGGCGCCTACACCGACACCGACGCCGACACCGACGCCGACACCGTCCGGCAGGCCCGCCTATCCCGGTCTGATCAAGCCCGGCGCGTACAACGCCTCGCTCAAGGCATTCCAGAACCGCCTCGAGACGATGGGCTACGGCAAGTTCGACGGCACCGGCTGGCTGGGTGCGAAGACGATCGCCGGCATCAAGAAGCTGCAGCAGAAGATGAACCGTACTCAGGACGGTGTCCTCGGCTCGGCCGTCTGGGCCGGCGCCTGGAACAACGCCTACAACCTCAAGAAGCCGACCGTCGCGATCCCGAAGTTCCCGGGCGTGGTCAAGTTCGGCACCTACAGCGCCGCGTACAGGACATTCCAGAAGCGCTTGGAGACGATGGGCTACGGCACCTTCGACGGCACCGGCTGGTACGGCGAGAAGACCCGTGTGGCGGTGAAGAAGCTGCAGACGAAGATGGGCAGGTCGGCCAATGGCGTGGTCACGGCCGAGGTCTGGGCGGGCGCGTGGAACACCCGGTACAAGGCGAGCGCCGCCGGCTCGAAGCCGAGTACCCCCAGCAAGTACGTGCCGGCCACCGATGCCACCTGCCACGTGAGCTCGCGCACCCCGCTCGCCTGGGGCGGCGTCACGATGGTCAAGGGCAAGACCTACCGCGACCTGCAGTGCTTCCAGCGCGCGTTGGGCTCCTCCTACGGGCTGACCGGCACCGGCTACTTCGGGGCTTCCACTGCTGCAGCGGTCTCCAAGCTGCAGGCCATGGCCGACCTGCCGCGGACCGGCAAGGTCGACAAGGCCACCTGGAACGCGGCCTGGACCCGCGGCTGA
- a CDS encoding sugar ABC transporter permease, with the protein MTLTATPPVVGALDADHRAAPTPRRGRTRWQPAWLFAAPSLLILGVFIVYPLTQSFWYSLHDWRIGATDQIWLGAGNYRRLLTDDRFWNALRVTAIFSVVCLAVQLVLGYCAAAALLRDTWFNRLVRSAFFFPTIVSLASIGMVWRFLLDPSIGLVAGLTSALGAEPVSWLQDPDLALPTVIFVNVWKNLGFTMIILLAGLKGVPEHLYEAATLDGANPRQRTWHVTLPSIRPTLLFTSMILMINSLQVFDLVYVMTDGGPLFATDTMVTMMYREGFENFDIGYASALAWVLFALILLLSALQLRLFRYNDVD; encoded by the coding sequence ATGACCTTGACTGCCACCCCGCCGGTGGTCGGCGCACTGGACGCCGACCACCGCGCGGCACCGACACCTCGCAGGGGCAGGACCCGATGGCAACCCGCCTGGCTGTTCGCCGCGCCGAGTCTGCTGATCCTCGGAGTCTTCATCGTGTATCCGCTGACCCAGTCGTTCTGGTACAGCCTGCACGACTGGCGCATCGGAGCGACCGACCAGATCTGGCTGGGAGCCGGCAACTATCGCCGGCTGCTGACGGACGATCGGTTCTGGAACGCGTTGCGCGTCACCGCGATCTTCTCGGTCGTCTGCCTGGCGGTCCAGCTGGTGCTCGGCTACTGCGCAGCCGCAGCGTTGCTCCGGGACACCTGGTTCAACCGGCTGGTCCGGTCGGCATTCTTCTTCCCCACCATCGTCTCACTCGCCAGTATCGGGATGGTGTGGCGATTCCTGCTGGATCCGAGCATCGGTCTGGTCGCCGGGTTGACCTCGGCCCTGGGGGCAGAACCGGTGTCCTGGCTGCAGGATCCCGACCTCGCACTGCCCACCGTGATCTTCGTCAACGTCTGGAAGAACCTCGGATTCACGATGATCATCCTGCTGGCCGGACTCAAGGGTGTTCCCGAGCACCTGTACGAGGCCGCAACCCTCGACGGTGCGAACCCGCGTCAACGCACCTGGCACGTCACGCTGCCCAGCATCCGGCCCACGCTGCTGTTCACGTCGATGATCCTGATGATCAACTCTCTGCAGGTGTTCGACCTGGTCTACGTGATGACCGACGGTGGTCCACTGTTCGCCACCGACACCATGGTGACGATGATGTACCGCGAGGGCTTCGAGAACTTCGACATCGGTTACGCCTCGGCGCTGGCCTGGGTGCTGTTCGCACTGATCCTGCTGCTGTCGGCGCTGCAGCTGCGACTGTTCAGGTACAACGATGTCGACTGA
- a CDS encoding MFS transporter: MTSPQTDLHKPGSTEALDPKRWIALLVIGIAQLMVILDATIVNIALPDAATALGISDANRQWMVTAYALPFGALLLLGGRIGDYLGRKKVLMFALGGFAVASALGGIAQNQAMLFGARALQGVFGAMLAPATLAMLTVTFRDPKERAKAFAVFGAIAGGGAAIGLVLGGLLTEYTSWRWCLLVNIPIAVVAIIGTWFYLHESKADRSGSYDVLGALLGTAGLAMLVWGFNQASSHPWASFATWGWLVGAIAILVLFVWLESRNEHAILPMRILRDRNRAGAYVVGLLVGTGLFAVFLFLTLYLQTVLLWSPVKSGVAFLPFSAGVIIGAGVGSQLVLKVGAKIVVPAGLLLGVAGLLWLSRLSLDTGYLGTILPAILLISIGMGFIFMSTTNVALHGVATEDAGVASAMVNTTQQIGGALGTALLSTFAVSAATTYLIGHSSGGEPTPLEKAAAQVHGYGVAFVWGAVFFFVAAIASVLLINADKTEAATAEPGMSMV; this comes from the coding sequence ATGACCAGTCCTCAGACAGACCTGCACAAGCCAGGATCAACCGAAGCCCTCGATCCCAAACGCTGGATCGCGCTGCTCGTGATCGGCATCGCCCAGCTGATGGTGATCCTCGACGCCACCATCGTGAACATCGCCCTCCCCGACGCCGCCACCGCCCTCGGCATCTCCGACGCCAACCGGCAGTGGATGGTGACGGCGTACGCGTTGCCGTTCGGAGCGCTGTTGCTGCTGGGTGGACGCATCGGCGATTACCTCGGTCGCAAGAAGGTCCTGATGTTCGCGCTCGGCGGCTTCGCGGTGGCCTCGGCGCTCGGTGGCATCGCCCAGAACCAAGCGATGCTGTTCGGCGCCCGGGCCCTGCAGGGCGTCTTCGGCGCGATGCTCGCCCCCGCAACCCTGGCCATGCTGACCGTCACCTTCCGCGACCCGAAGGAGCGCGCGAAGGCGTTCGCCGTCTTCGGCGCTATCGCCGGCGGCGGTGCCGCAATCGGCCTGGTGCTCGGTGGTCTGCTCACCGAGTACACCTCATGGCGCTGGTGCCTGTTGGTGAACATCCCGATCGCTGTCGTCGCGATCATCGGCACCTGGTTCTACCTGCACGAGTCGAAGGCCGACCGGTCCGGAAGCTACGACGTCCTCGGCGCCCTGCTGGGCACCGCCGGGCTCGCCATGCTGGTCTGGGGCTTCAACCAGGCGTCCTCGCACCCGTGGGCCTCGTTCGCCACCTGGGGCTGGTTGGTCGGCGCGATCGCGATCCTGGTCCTGTTCGTGTGGCTGGAGAGCCGCAACGAGCACGCCATCCTGCCGATGCGCATCCTCAGGGACCGCAACCGCGCCGGGGCCTACGTGGTCGGCCTGCTGGTCGGTACCGGCCTGTTCGCGGTCTTCCTGTTCCTGACCCTGTACCTGCAGACGGTGCTGCTGTGGTCGCCGGTGAAGTCCGGTGTCGCCTTCCTGCCGTTCAGCGCCGGGGTGATCATCGGCGCCGGCGTCGGTTCGCAGTTGGTCCTCAAGGTGGGCGCGAAGATCGTGGTGCCGGCCGGTCTGCTGCTGGGCGTCGCCGGTCTGCTCTGGCTGTCCCGACTCTCCCTGGACACCGGCTACCTGGGCACCATCCTGCCGGCCATCCTGCTGATCTCCATCGGCATGGGTTTCATCTTCATGTCGACCACGAACGTCGCCCTGCACGGAGTGGCGACGGAGGACGCCGGCGTGGCCAGCGCAATGGTCAACACCACCCAGCAGATCGGCGGCGCCCTCGGCACCGCCCTGCTCAGCACCTTCGCGGTCAGTGCGGCGACGACCTATCTGATCGGCCACTCCTCCGGCGGCGAACCGACTCCGCTGGAGAAGGCAGCCGCCCAGGTGCACGGGTACGGCGTCGCCTTCGTCTGGGGTGCGGTGTTCTTCTTCGTCGCGGCCATCGCATCAGTCCTGCTGATCAATGCCGACAAGACCGAGGCCGCTACCGCAGAACCCGGCATGAGCATGGTCTGA
- a CDS encoding cupin domain-containing protein, which translates to MEKCSLTAQARQCLAAAKAASSGRSAHTVYGGHEHTLRQTMIALGAGRSLDEHENPGEATVHVLHGRIRLVAGTISWDGTPGDLLTVPDRRHSLEAIEDSVVLLTVAKSLTPPNRAQ; encoded by the coding sequence ATGGAGAAATGCTCGCTCACCGCGCAGGCCCGACAGTGTCTTGCGGCGGCGAAGGCTGCCTCCAGCGGGCGCAGTGCCCACACCGTGTACGGCGGCCACGAGCACACCCTGCGGCAGACCATGATCGCCCTCGGCGCCGGCCGCAGTCTCGACGAACACGAGAATCCTGGAGAAGCGACGGTGCACGTGCTGCACGGACGTATTCGTCTGGTCGCCGGCACCATCAGCTGGGACGGCACCCCGGGCGATCTACTGACCGTTCCCGACCGCCGGCACAGCCTCGAGGCAATAGAGGACTCCGTGGTGCTGCTCACCGTCGCCAAATCTCTGACGCCACCGAATCGAGCTCAGTGA
- a CDS encoding ABC transporter substrate-binding protein, which produces MRRTSISTLIASIAIAALTVSGCGSSAGSGTGSGPATAGPVELAMWTGFTGGDRAAYESLVTQFNSSHPNIKVTMEVQPWDTIAQKLPSAWATGQGPDLATPNFDPNVLGEYLKSNSLLALDATGDGDMKINADKLAPSAIKAFTVDGKLYAVPANIATLQLYYNKKLLSAAGLTNPPATVDELRTDAQKLTGNGVFGLSLADHETIQMWPVLQWLDGGDIVGTDGCSQLDTQANIDSLTRWAALVRAKAAPVGLTGAESDALFSAGKAAMQLNGPWAAAGYTQAGIDLGVAPVPTGVNGKVTLASTVPLAVSAKTAHPAEAQQFLAWWTGKDAQRTFALASGFPPVRTDMGDDSKLAANAVVAKFAAALPEARLYLPGVIGAPKVDSEAYIPLIGAITRGKDVATEVKTASAAINSITGCSGT; this is translated from the coding sequence ATGAGAAGAACCAGCATCAGCACCCTGATCGCGTCCATCGCGATCGCTGCCCTGACCGTCAGCGGGTGCGGAAGCTCCGCCGGGTCCGGTACCGGCTCCGGACCCGCGACCGCAGGCCCCGTCGAACTCGCGATGTGGACCGGCTTCACCGGCGGTGACCGGGCGGCCTACGAATCGCTGGTCACCCAGTTCAACAGTTCGCACCCGAACATCAAGGTCACGATGGAAGTCCAGCCGTGGGACACCATCGCGCAGAAGCTACCCTCTGCCTGGGCGACCGGCCAGGGACCCGACCTGGCCACGCCCAACTTCGACCCGAACGTGCTCGGGGAGTATCTCAAGTCCAATTCGCTGCTCGCGCTGGATGCGACGGGCGACGGCGACATGAAGATCAACGCGGACAAGCTGGCGCCGTCCGCCATCAAGGCCTTCACCGTGGACGGCAAGCTGTACGCAGTCCCGGCCAACATCGCCACGCTGCAGCTCTACTACAACAAGAAACTGCTCAGCGCCGCCGGACTGACGAATCCCCCTGCGACAGTGGATGAGCTGCGAACCGACGCACAGAAGCTGACCGGCAACGGCGTGTTCGGGCTGTCCCTCGCCGACCACGAGACCATCCAGATGTGGCCCGTACTCCAGTGGCTCGACGGCGGCGACATCGTCGGGACCGACGGGTGCTCCCAGCTCGACACGCAGGCCAACATCGACAGCCTCACCCGCTGGGCTGCGCTCGTCAGGGCCAAGGCTGCGCCGGTGGGTCTGACCGGCGCGGAGTCGGACGCACTGTTCAGCGCGGGGAAGGCGGCAATGCAACTGAACGGCCCGTGGGCGGCCGCCGGGTACACCCAGGCCGGTATCGATCTCGGCGTCGCCCCGGTGCCGACCGGGGTCAACGGCAAGGTGACGCTCGCATCCACCGTCCCGCTCGCGGTGTCGGCCAAGACCGCGCATCCGGCGGAGGCGCAGCAGTTCCTGGCCTGGTGGACGGGTAAGGACGCCCAGCGGACTTTCGCACTCGCCAGCGGATTTCCCCCGGTACGCACCGACATGGGTGACGACTCGAAGCTCGCCGCGAACGCAGTGGTGGCCAAGTTCGCTGCTGCACTGCCCGAAGCTCGGCTCTACCTGCCGGGCGTCATCGGCGCCCCGAAGGTCGATTCGGAGGCCTACATCCCGCTGATCGGTGCGATCACTCGCGGCAAGGACGTCGCGACCGAGGTCAAGACCGCCTCTGCCGCCATCAATTCCATCACCGGGTGCAGCGGCACATGA
- a CDS encoding LacI family DNA-binding transcriptional regulator gives MTLRHIAERANLSVSAVSMALQQHPRISADARARVQALARELGYVPNTAGRALRSQRSNALALIVPNTNQHVFGHAYFMHVLSGVTDVANERDYQLLVSTNPDEKHGKVAYERVMRAGTVDGVIVTSAPVADPNIARLVDSGLPVVLLGRYDHLPLAVSVGVDDIAAAVTMTEHLIVEHRRKSLVHISGPLEHQSAIDRRDGFLAACAAHGVRGEVVEGDYSEGSGAAAGHVIAVEFPDTDGVFAANDEMALSAMRRVALTGRSVSGDVSVVGFDDFGLSRVTTPSITTMHAPVEEMARLATRRLLDILRGTPIAEADTHAVLGADLVRRESCGCPPPL, from the coding sequence GTGACTCTGCGTCACATCGCGGAACGGGCGAACCTGTCCGTCAGCGCCGTGTCGATGGCGTTGCAGCAGCACCCTCGAATCAGCGCGGACGCCAGGGCCCGGGTGCAGGCACTGGCCCGTGAGCTCGGCTACGTACCGAACACGGCCGGTCGTGCGCTCCGGTCGCAGCGATCGAACGCGTTGGCCCTGATCGTTCCCAACACCAATCAGCACGTCTTCGGACATGCGTACTTCATGCACGTGCTCAGTGGCGTGACGGACGTGGCCAACGAACGCGACTATCAGCTGCTCGTGTCGACCAACCCGGACGAGAAGCACGGCAAGGTGGCCTATGAGCGGGTGATGCGGGCCGGCACCGTCGACGGCGTCATCGTCACCAGTGCTCCGGTCGCGGACCCGAACATCGCTCGCCTGGTCGACAGTGGCCTGCCGGTGGTGCTGCTCGGTCGCTACGACCACCTTCCGCTGGCGGTCAGTGTCGGAGTCGACGACATCGCCGCCGCCGTCACGATGACCGAGCACCTGATCGTGGAGCACAGACGGAAATCCCTGGTGCACATCAGCGGTCCGCTCGAGCACCAAAGCGCAATCGACCGCCGCGACGGATTCCTGGCCGCATGCGCGGCGCACGGGGTCCGCGGCGAGGTCGTCGAGGGCGACTACAGCGAAGGTTCGGGAGCGGCGGCAGGGCACGTCATTGCGGTCGAATTCCCTGACACCGACGGGGTTTTCGCTGCCAACGACGAGATGGCGCTGTCCGCCATGCGCCGCGTGGCACTGACGGGTCGGAGCGTCTCCGGCGACGTCTCGGTCGTCGGATTCGACGATTTCGGTCTGAGCAGAGTCACCACCCCGTCCATCACCACCATGCACGCGCCGGTCGAGGAGATGGCCAGGCTGGCCACCCGGCGCCTGCTGGACATCCTGCGCGGAACCCCCATTGCCGAAGCCGACACCCATGCCGTGCTCGGCGCCGATCTCGTCCGCCGGGAGTCCTGCGGGTGCCCGCCACCACTCTGA
- a CDS encoding molybdopterin-dependent oxidoreductase, with translation MAPRVRIGHNRWFNLLWLIPIGFVVLIVAVAAAKGLRNVNAVEQFITAHPGTVADGAGPTSAALPIWVGVQHFFNLFLLIFIIRSGLQILTDHPRLYWTRHSTPGREWFRIQKPVPSDPLWTAKKDSIDLPGQVGLPGIRHSIGLARWWHLGVDVLWLVNGIVFYVLMFTTGEWRRVVPTSWEVFPNAASTLVQYLSLNWPAETDVGGYNSLQLLAYFITIFIAAPLAFITGLGMSPALSTRFRRISSVLSIQAARSLHFLVLVWFLLFIVVHVALVFMTGLLRNLNHLYANNNGGGWVGFWVFAASMVLVVVGWVAATPFTFRHPRVVQRVGYALIGPAQRLFEHLDAKPGQYSEADISPYFWHNGVYPDSAEYTALQDGGFVDYRLRINGLVAQPVELDLTQLRALPHQEQITQHFCIQGWSGIAKWGGVSLQTLIDLVKPAPEAAWVVFYSLGDGSDGGIYYDAHPIEQMSYHLTMLAYDMNDEPLSFGHGAPLRLRNEIQLGFKQVKWVKGIEFVASMADVGGGYGGYNEDHEFFGYRQTI, from the coding sequence ATCGCGCCACGGGTGCGGATCGGGCACAACCGTTGGTTCAATCTGTTGTGGCTGATCCCGATCGGGTTCGTCGTGCTGATCGTCGCGGTCGCGGCCGCGAAGGGTCTGCGCAACGTCAACGCCGTCGAACAATTCATCACTGCCCACCCGGGGACGGTCGCCGACGGCGCCGGGCCGACGTCAGCCGCATTGCCGATCTGGGTCGGCGTCCAACACTTCTTCAACCTGTTCCTGCTGATCTTCATCATCCGGTCGGGTCTGCAGATCCTCACCGATCATCCGCGGCTCTACTGGACGCGGCACAGCACTCCCGGACGGGAGTGGTTCCGCATCCAGAAGCCCGTTCCGTCCGATCCGCTGTGGACGGCGAAGAAGGACTCGATCGACCTGCCCGGCCAGGTGGGATTGCCCGGCATCCGGCACTCCATCGGGCTGGCCCGGTGGTGGCACCTGGGTGTCGACGTGCTGTGGCTGGTCAATGGGATCGTGTTCTACGTGCTGATGTTCACGACCGGTGAGTGGCGACGGGTGGTGCCCACCAGCTGGGAGGTGTTCCCCAATGCGGCCTCGACGCTCGTGCAGTACCTGTCGCTGAACTGGCCGGCCGAAACCGATGTCGGGGGCTACAACAGCCTGCAGCTGCTGGCCTACTTCATCACGATCTTCATCGCCGCACCGTTGGCGTTCATCACAGGGCTGGGGATGTCGCCGGCGCTCTCGACCCGGTTCCGGCGGATCAGCTCGGTGCTGAGCATCCAGGCGGCACGGTCACTGCATTTCCTGGTACTGGTCTGGTTCCTGCTGTTCATCGTGGTCCACGTCGCGTTGGTGTTCATGACCGGGCTGTTGCGCAATCTCAACCACTTGTACGCCAACAACAATGGCGGCGGCTGGGTCGGGTTCTGGGTGTTCGCCGCGTCGATGGTGCTGGTGGTCGTCGGCTGGGTCGCTGCGACCCCGTTCACCTTCCGGCACCCCAGAGTGGTACAGCGCGTCGGGTACGCGCTGATCGGGCCGGCACAACGGTTGTTCGAACACCTCGACGCGAAACCAGGTCAGTACAGCGAGGCCGACATCTCGCCGTACTTCTGGCACAACGGCGTCTACCCCGATTCAGCGGAGTACACCGCGCTGCAGGACGGCGGGTTCGTCGACTACCGCCTGCGGATCAACGGTCTCGTCGCTCAGCCGGTCGAGCTCGACCTCACGCAGCTGCGCGCACTGCCACACCAGGAGCAGATCACCCAGCACTTCTGCATCCAGGGCTGGTCGGGTATCGCCAAGTGGGGCGGGGTGTCGCTGCAGACCCTCATCGATCTCGTCAAGCCCGCACCGGAGGCGGCCTGGGTGGTCTTCTACTCCCTCGGTGACGGTTCGGATGGCGGGATCTACTACGACGCCCACCCGATCGAGCAGATGTCGTACCACCTGACCATGCTCGCCTACGACATGAACGACGAGCCGTTGTCGTTCGGGCACGGTGCGCCGCTGCGACTGCGCAACGAGATCCAACTCGGCTTCAAACAGGTCAAGTGGGTTAAGGGCATCGAGTTCGTTGCGAGCATGGCCGATGTCGGTGGCGGCTACGGCGGCTACAACGAGGATCACGAGTTCTTCGGCTACCGCCAGACGATCTGA